aaaaaaaaaatcttgtttAAGGCCTCAACtcgagaaaaaggattacgcatctgaggtagtacctcagacctTATAGTTTTTGAGTATATAGTTATATACACATTTTTTTTGAgtatattaccatttataaatatagtttttgagcaatattatatttttttagtgtaatgttttagtaaatgtgctcaaaaactttatattaaagcaaaactcaaaaactttaaaataaaactcataaaataaacaataagaggtactacctcagatgtatagtctatgaactgccTCAACTCTCAAGGGCttcatttcaattttaattaagATATATTTTTGGTAATTAGCGAGTTTAgattaatagattgttgtatatAAGTGTAAATGGTTGAcatatttatattttaaaatcTACTAAAGTGAATAATGTGTTCAATATGTCGGGGGAGCagtaaattgtaaaacaatcgatTGAGACTTAGTCTACTGTTTCAATATGTCAATTTATCAAATACTTAAATTAGTAGATCAGTGGTCAAACATATTAAAAGTCCTGAATATGCTGAAATTTTCAAAATATGTAACGCGGCCTATATATTTGACTCCATAACTAATTTtaatttgtctttttttttttagtatggAATATCCATTTCAAGTAAAAATGTCTTTCATTAAGTTTCCTCACTTTATCTCCCTTTCTAAGTGGTTTCCTTAAGTTGGATATTGGGGATGCTTTGGCAGGAAATAAGATAGAATTAGTATCTCACATATGGGTTAGACGACCCTCCCAAGTCCCAGGTCTGTCTGCCTAATACAGGCTACATCTGTCCAATTTGATACAAGTCCAGCCCATGCAATTCACAAAAACACTACACAACTGGTCCCACCTCTTATATCGAATTCTGTTGATTTAATTGATACGCCAACTTTATTCAAGACTTTGGAAGGACAAAAATCTTAAAATGAATATGACAAAAATCGTAGTTTGGAATTCTTTGAAAGATACACCAACCTAACCAACTTATGAATATTGCTCTTGTGTCATTTTGCAACTGTTTTAATAAGCCTAGCGATAACTTGGACGAAATAAAGGAGTATGAGTTGAGTCTGAGGAATAAAATAATACTTTCCGGATattttaactattttttttttgtctgtGTACACCATCCGACTTTTTCCGGATTCGAGCAGAGTATGACTAGTAGGAGGGCACTTTGATGCATTCCCAATCGAGACCTCTACTTAAGTTAGAACAATCGCTTACCAGTTGATATAAATGTTGATGGATAGTCTTGATTATGATGATGGTAAATTGCAAAGTTGAAGAAAATGCAACGAATTAATTATGACTACAAAATGAAACTCCTATTTGTGTATTAAGAGCAATTCTTGCCCTACAATGTCAAAGTAATTCACATAATTTTTGGCCCTTGGATTCTTGGCAATTTTGAAATGTTATCACCCCTAGTAACAAAGTTAGAGAGTCAAAAGAAGCTGATATTCTATAACCATAGATGATGTTTACAAGCTTTATGTTGAAGATTGTAGGagcatatattattattataatgcgCGACATGAATAAGGACCAAACAGCAAAGGAGATACTTTCAAGTAAAGAAAAAGTTACAatcataacattattattatgttATGAACCGCAAAGATAAAGATAAAGTTGGTATATGCTGTTTCTTACTTCTTATTCTTAATGCTTTTAGTACACTACTAGATAGTCTACTAATCCTCTActactttgtatcaaaatacatTAACCTTTATATCTTCATCAAATTATATGTGTTTAACATGCTTATTAACCGCATCTCCGCATGCATGCTTtgccctttttttttttgctttttcagGAATCAAGATTACATGCTCAACTCTTACGACGCTGAATTATTGTTTTAATTAATGGTTTCAAATTCAATCGCTTCATGTTCTGTTACGACTCATTTTTGTGGTTTAACGTAACTGGACATACATTACTCGATTTTATGTTCTAATAAGTAATATGTGTACCAGACTCAAATTCAGATTTAAACTAGATGATACAAACAGAAAATACAATCATGACGAAAAGCACACTAAATTCAGACAACCAGTTAAGTAGAAAAGGTTCTATAATACATTAATAGGAGTACCATGTTTCAATGGTGTAGGCAAAACTGCACAAATGAAAGACCTAATCAATGTTGTTAGCGCAAGCTTCACAGTAATTCATCCTACTACCTCACCGGTTTTGCACACACAGACATGGCCAGCTTTCTATCATGAAAACTCCCGAATATATCTTGTGTAGTCGAGGAAActacagaaaaaaaaaagagccATGTTAATGGATCATTTACAAGGTTGATGCTTACCGCGATTTGTGGGAAAGTCTCTAACGCCTCTAATTTGGATAGGATGGGTCGACAAATTAAGGACATTGCCTTCAGGTTTCGTCCTTCGTCTCCCTGGTTGAGATAGCCGTGATTGATATGAATAGATGGCCAGGTCATTAAGGTCTTGTATAGAGGTGAGGATTTTAACAACTTCGTCCATGGAAGGACGAGATTTAGGCTCTCGGGTTAGGCAGTTATATGCCAACTGAGACACCTTTTGGACGGCTTTGATGGAATAGTTAAGCTCCAAACGAGGATCAACGATTTGAAATAGTTTCCGCTTGTCAGTTATGTATGGCCGAGCCCAAGTGACAAGGTTTTGCTCCACACTAGGGCGTTTCTTGTCCATTGATCTTCTTCCTGTTAGGATCTCTAGCAGGACTACACCGAAGCTGTATATGTCACTCTTTGAAGTCAAATGGCCTAAACGCAGAAGAAAAAATGAGAACGAATAAGGATGATACCTTAAATCAAAACTGTATAATTATTTAAAACTTAGAAGCAACATGTACCTGTCATGACGTATTCCGGAGCAGCATAACCATATGTTCCTATAACCCTTGTAGAAACATGGGTCTTGTCCCCTTGAGGCCCTGCTTTGGCAAGACCGAAATCTGAGAGCTTTGCATTGAACTCCTAAAAACAGCAAGGCTTAATAATTAGCACACACAATGTGGAGTGGATTAACATAATGGATGAATTGTCATTTCACTGGTTTAGATGATCAGTATAATGCATATTACCGAATCAAGTAAAATATTCGATGTTTTGAAATCTCGGTAAATGACAGGCTCCTTATTTTCATGGAGAAATGCCAACCCCTTCGCCGCACCAAGTGCTATCTTCATTCTGCTTGACCATGAAAGAGGCATTGTTCCTGAAGATAAACAACTCATCTGATTAGTCAACCAAAAGTGGACTTAAATCACATACTGATTACAATAATTGT
This sequence is a window from Silene latifolia isolate original U9 population chromosome 8, ASM4854445v1, whole genome shotgun sequence. Protein-coding genes within it:
- the LOC141597442 gene encoding receptor-like cytoplasmic kinase 176, producing MEKCGCWAVLRRNVRDSCKSSVSKNTANSIRTSLVYDDAATETRYLNASNREMCAPNDDAQISSEPPDSQPDEATPPHQMLQFTYQELKSATGNFRPDSILGEGGFGFVFKGWIEENGTAPAKPGTGVTVAVKSLKQDGLQGHREWVAEVDFLGQLHHPNLVKLIGYCSEDEQRLLVYEFMTRGSLENHLFRRTMPLSWSSRMKIALGAAKGLAFLHENKEPVIYRDFKTSNILLDSEFNAKLSDFGLAKAGPQGDKTHVSTRVIGTYGYAAPEYVMTGHLTSKSDIYSFGVVLLEILTGRRSMDKKRPSVEQNLVTWARPYITDKRKLFQIVDPRLELNYSIKAVQKVSQLAYNCLTREPKSRPSMDEVVKILTSIQDLNDLAIYSYQSRLSQPGRRRTKPEGNVLNLSTHPIQIRGVRDFPTNRGKHQPCK